GAACAGCCACAGGTCGGCGTCGTTGGCCAGGGTCATCAGGAAGGGTTCGAGGCTGTCGTAGGCCGCGATGCGATAGAACGGCTCCCCTTCGAGCGTGACGAAGCCGCCCGTGGGTGCCGAGAACGGGTGCGCTGCCGGGGTCAGGGGATGCGCGGGCGCCGGCTTACCCTCCATGCTTCGCCTGCCTGACGTTGTGGTGCGTGTTCACGGAGGCCCCGTTTCGCTAGAGGGTGGGAGGGGGACGGCGGCATCCGCCCCCCTCCGCGATCGCGCAGGCTATTTCACCAGGGTCATGCTGCGGGACACGTCGCCGGCCGCCGTCTTCAGGACGCAGCGGTACTGCCCGGCCGGGGCGGCCCGACCGTCGTCGCCGCGTCCGTCCCAGGCCACGCTGTGCCCGCCGGCGGCGAACATGCCGTCCGCCAGCACGGCGATGCGGCGGCCGCCGAGGTCGTACACCGCGACCTCGACCGGGCCGGCGGCGTCCAGCGCGAACTCGACGCGCGTGGACGGGTTGAAAGGATTGGGATGGTTCTGCGCGAGCCTGGCGCCGGGCAGCGCCGCGGCGGGCGCGGCGGTGGAGTCGTCCAGGTGGAAGTCCACGTTGTCGTAGAAGATGCCCGAGGGCTCGAACAGCGTGACGAGGTTCATGAAACCGAACTGAAACAGCTGGCCGACCAGCCCGGCGTCGATCGTGAGCGAGACCTGGTAGCCGCCCCAGGTCGCGGGGATCGCGGTCATGTCGGCGGTCACGAAGTTGGTCATCGCGTAGCCGTTGGCGGGGTCGATGGTCTTGATGAACGCCAGAGCCGTCGAGCCGCCGCCGAGGTTGCCCATCTTGGCCTGGAACGCGAAGACCCAGGTGTCGCCGACGTCGCCGGCGACGATCGTCTGCTCCTTGAAGATGTTCGCCTGGATCCAGTTGCCGCCGCCCTGGGCCTGGTTCTGGTAGTCGCCGTAGACCGACAGCTGCATGCTGCCCTGATCGACGCCGCCCTCGCCGGTCGCGACCGCGCAGAACGCGGCGCCGTCGTTGGGAGCGGGGTAGGGGCCGTAACCGTACATCCAGACCATCGACGGATTGAAGGCGTTGCCGTAGACCAGCCAGCCGTCGCCGAGCAGTCGCCCGACCGCCGGCAGGGGCATGCCCTCGAAGGTCTGGGTGTAGGGCGTGAGCGCTTGGCTGACCCCGGAGAGCAGGCAGAGCAGAGCCACTGCCGCAACGATCGTGGTGACTTTGGTGTTCATCTCGACAACCTCTCGTTGAAGACGGCTCCCGCACCTGCGGACCGCGTCAGGTCGACCGCGGCGGGTGATGGCGGCGATGCTCCCGCCCGCGCGGATTCCTGTCTTGACAGGACCTCCAGTATCATACACTATGTTCGGAGTCCGAACAAAGATTTTTTTCTGGGTTGTCCGGGGGCTTGCCTGATCACTGGGCGAGGTCGGAAACTCCGGTGGACCACGGCGTGAGGGGAGGCGAAGGACCGTGACCCGCCATCGTTTTCCTGAGGGATTCCTGTGGGGTGTCGCCACCTCCGCCCAGCAGATCGAGGGCGCGCGTCGCGAAGACGGGCGCGGCGATTCCATCTGGGACCGCTTCGCCGACACGCCGGGCAAGATCGCCGACGGCGCCGACTCCAGCGTGGCCTGCGACCACTACCATCGCTGGCGCGAGGACGTCGATCTCATGCAGCGGATGGGCCTGAACGCCTACCGCTTCTCGATCGCCTGGCCGCGGATCCTGCCCGAGGGCCGCGGGACCGTCAACGCCGCCGGCCTCGGCTTCTACGATGCGCTGATCGACGCGCTGCTGGAGGCCGGACTCGAACCTCTGCCGACGCTCTACCACTGGGATCTGCCACAGGCCCTGCAGGACCGCGGCGGCTGGTCGTCGCGCGACACGGTCGACGACTTCGCCGACTACGCGTCGGCGGTCGTGCGGCGCCTCGGCGACCGGGTCCGCTGGTGGACCACCCACAACGAGCCCTGGTGCGTGGCGACGCTCGGCCACGAGGAGGGGCAGCACGCGCCCGGTCACGCCGATCCGGCCGAGGCCCTGCGCGTCGCGCACCACCTGCTGCTCTCGCACGCCCGCGCGTCGGCGATGATCCGCCGCGATGCGCCCGGCGCCGAGGTCGGACTGGTGACGAACTACTGCCCCGCCCACCCGGCCACCGACAGCGAGGCCGACCGCGACGCCGCCCGCTGGTTCGACGGTTTCTTCAACCGCTGGTACCTGGATCCCCTGTTCCGCGGGGAGTATCCGGCGGACGCCGTCGCCGACCGCATCGCCGCCGGCCACCTCGCCGGCCCGGAGTTGCCGTTCGTGCGGGACGGCGACCTCGCCGCCATCTCGCAGCCGCTCTCGTTCCTCGGGATAAACTACTACAGCCGCGTCGTGATGCGCGCGGGAGCGGACGGCCGTCGCGAGGCGGTGCCGCCGGCGCCGCCGGCGGCGGTCACGGACATGGGCTGGGAGGTCCGGCCCGAAGGCCTGCACGAGAGCCTGCTGCGCCTCGCGCGCGACTACGCGCCGCGCCGGCTCCTGATCACCGAGAACGGTGCGGCCTACGACGATCCGCCGGGCCCGGACGGCCGCATCGCCGACGCCCGCCGGATCGATTACCTGCGCGGTCACCTGCTGGCCGCCCAGCGGGCGATCGCGGACGGCGTGCCCCTGCAGGGGTACTTCGCCTGGTCGCTGCTAGACAACTTCGAGTGGAGCTTTGGCTACCGCATGAAGTTCGGGCTCCACGCGGTCGATCCGCGGACCCTGGCGCGTCTGCCCAAGGACAGCGCCGGCTGGTACGCGGACGCCGTCTCAGCCAACGCCGTCGAAGACACTTTCCCGTCCACCGGATAAAGGAGACTCCCGTGCGCTCGAATCCAGCCGGACGCTACCGCCGCCCCCCCACCGCCGTCCTGCTCGCGTGCCTGCCGCTGCTGCTGGCCGCGTCGCCGGGCACCCTCCCGGCCCGGGCCGCGCCGCCGCCGCGCGTCGAAGTGGTGACCGACGACAGCGGTTCGCGCCTGCAGGTCGGCGGCCGCGACTTCCCGGTCTTCGGCATGAACTGGGACTACATGCCGATCGGCCACAACTACACCTACAACCTGTGGGCGCAGCCGGACGAGGTGATCGTCGCGGCGCTGGACAGGGAGATGTCGCTGCTGCAGAACATGGGCGTCAACGCGATCCGCCAGAGCGTCGGCGTGCCGCCGCGGTGGGTGGCGTACATCCACGAGAAGTACGGGATCTTCACGGTGCTCAACCACGTGGTCGGCCGCTACGGCCTGACCCTGGGCGGCGTGTGGACCCCGGCCACCGACTACGGCGATCCGGCGACGCGCGCGCAGCTGCGGGGCGAGGTGTCGGCGATGGTCGAGCAGTACCGCGGCACCCCGGGCGTGCTGATGTGGCTGCTGGGCAACGAGAACAACTACGGGCTCTCCTGGAAGTCCTTCGAGATCGAGGCGCTGCCCGAGGGCGAGCGCGACGTCGCGCGGGCGCGCCGCCTGTACTCGCTGTTCGGGGAGATCGTCCGCGACGTCCACCGCCTCGACCCGGACCGCCCGGTCGCGATCGCCAACGGCGACCTGCAGTACATCGACCTGATCGCCGAGGAGTGCCCCGAACTGGACGTGTTCGGCACCAACGTGTACCGCGGCGTCTCGGCGCGCGACCTCTTCCAGGTGGTCCGCGAGAAGCTGGGGACGCCGGTGATGTTCACCGAGTTCGGATCCGACGCCTTCAACGCGGTCACGATGCGGGAGGACCAGGCCATGCAGGCCAAGTACCTGCTGGCCCAGTGGCGCGAGATCTACGCGCAGGCCGCCGGCCAGGGCCAGGTGGGCAACGCGATCGGCGGCCTGGTCTTCCAGTGGAGCGACGGCTGGTGGAAGTACCTGCAGGACAGCCGGCTCGACGTCCACGACACGAACGCCTCGTGGCCCAACGGCGGCTACGTCGAGGACTTCCGCGAAGGCGACAACAACATGAACGAGGAGTGGTGGGGCATCGTCGCCAAGGGCCCGCCCGACGCGCACGGCCTCTACGAGGTCTATCCCCGCGCCGCCTACTACGCGCTGCGCGACGCGTTCCGCCT
The window above is part of the bacterium genome. Proteins encoded here:
- a CDS encoding FlgD immunoglobulin-like domain containing protein → MNTKVTTIVAAVALLCLLSGVSQALTPYTQTFEGMPLPAVGRLLGDGWLVYGNAFNPSMVWMYGYGPYPAPNDGAAFCAVATGEGGVDQGSMQLSVYGDYQNQAQGGGNWIQANIFKEQTIVAGDVGDTWVFAFQAKMGNLGGGSTALAFIKTIDPANGYAMTNFVTADMTAIPATWGGYQVSLTIDAGLVGQLFQFGFMNLVTLFEPSGIFYDNVDFHLDDSTAAPAAALPGARLAQNHPNPFNPSTRVEFALDAAGPVEVAVYDLGGRRIAVLADGMFAAGGHSVAWDGRGDDGRAAPAGQYRCVLKTAAGDVSRSMTLVK
- a CDS encoding GH1 family beta-glucosidase; translation: MTRHRFPEGFLWGVATSAQQIEGARREDGRGDSIWDRFADTPGKIADGADSSVACDHYHRWREDVDLMQRMGLNAYRFSIAWPRILPEGRGTVNAAGLGFYDALIDALLEAGLEPLPTLYHWDLPQALQDRGGWSSRDTVDDFADYASAVVRRLGDRVRWWTTHNEPWCVATLGHEEGQHAPGHADPAEALRVAHHLLLSHARASAMIRRDAPGAEVGLVTNYCPAHPATDSEADRDAARWFDGFFNRWYLDPLFRGEYPADAVADRIAAGHLAGPELPFVRDGDLAAISQPLSFLGINYYSRVVMRAGADGRREAVPPAPPAAVTDMGWEVRPEGLHESLLRLARDYAPRRLLITENGAAYDDPPGPDGRIADARRIDYLRGHLLAAQRAIADGVPLQGYFAWSLLDNFEWSFGYRMKFGLHAVDPRTLARLPKDSAGWYADAVSANAVEDTFPSTG